In a single window of the Mustelus asterias unplaced genomic scaffold, sMusAst1.hap1.1 HAP1_SCAFFOLD_273, whole genome shotgun sequence genome:
- the LOC144486027 gene encoding putative G-protein coupled receptor 139: MLTLQLRDCGLCKSTTIYLVAMITANVRVLSFLVLVNHILVPNFPQVLYLNSVAYGLNSIMSTAVIDCSVWLTVSFTFDRFVAICCQKFRGTYCTPKSAALVVVVIYLATYFRRIPNYFTNIHYYDHKNLQNEHRDGLSIESKQAWRAFDWMNIILNPLVPYFAVVLLNLLTGRHVLAASRVRRGFRGDAHSPGDPEMQNRRKALVLLFAASASFILLWMPTIGLFLFSRLTESYSFPDFNHPVAVIHESADMLSTLNCCTSTCMYALTQSKFRAELRRTLRCGKNLITKTTVARD; this comes from the coding sequence ATGCTAACACTCCAACTCAGAGACTGCGGTCTGTGCAAGAGCACTACTATCTACCTGGTCGCCATGATCACGGCAAACGTCCGGGTCCTCTCATTTCTTGTTCTGGTAAACCATATATTGGTTCCCAATTTCCCACAGGTGCTTTACCTTAACAGCGTTGcctatggcctcaactccatcatGAGTACCGCTGTGATTGACTGCTCAGTATGGCTAACCGTGTCCTTCACCTTTGACCGTTTCGTGGCAATCTGCTGCCAGAAGTTCAGAGGAACTTACTGTACTCCGAAATCTGCAGCTCTGGTAGTTGTGGTGATTTATCTTGCGACATATTTCAGAAGAATCCCAAATTATTTCACAAATATACATTACTATGATCATAAAAACCTGCAAAACGAACATAGAGACGGTCTCAGCATTGAATCTAAGCAGGCCTGGAGAGCATTTGACTGGATGAACATTATTTTAAATCCCTTAGTTCCTTACTTCGCTGTGGTGCTGCTCAACCTGTTGACAGGCAGGCACGTCCTGGCGGCCAGTCGTGTCCGGCGGGGATTCCGGGGAGATGCTCACAGTCCTGGGGACCCCGAGATGCAGAATCGGAGGAAAGCCCTGGTGTTGCTCTTTGCCGCCTCGGCGAGTTTCATCTTGTTGTGGATGCCGACAATCGGCCTCTTCCTTTTCTCACGGCTCACTGAAAGCTACAGTTTCCCCGACTTCAACCACCCTGTTGCTGTGATTCATGAAAGCGCTGACATGCTCAGTACACTGAACTGTTGTACCAGCACGTGTATGTACGCTCTAACCCAATCCAAATTCAGGGCAGAGCTGAGAAGGACGCTGCGATGTGGGAAAAATCTAATTACTAAAACGACTGTTGCACGTGACTGA